ACCATGATCAAGGACCGTAACAGTTCCATGTTCTATTCCGGTATCAACTGTTTTTTTAAATATTTGCTTAACTTCTGCTGGATAAGCACTTGTGGCAATATCAACATCATGCAAGGGTAACCCTAGCAAAGTGTCACGAACACTGCCCCCAACAAAATAAGCTTCAAAGCCTGCATTGCGAATCTTTTCAAGAATAATTCTGGCTTTTTGGAATTCAAGAGGTAACTTAATTAATTTCATAGGAGATTCTCAAGTCCTATCAATAACTCATCGTAATCTCTAATCTTCTTGACAGCCACTTCAACGCCAGACATAAATGAAATTCGATCAAATGAATCTTGTCTGATTGTTAAAGCTTCACCTTGTCCACCAAATAAAACTTGTTCATGAGCAACGTAACCTGGTAAACGAACACTATGAATCCGCATTCCTTCATAATCGGCACCTCGTGCGCCGATCAAACTTTCTTTTTCTTCTGGATTTCCTTGAATTTTTTGTTTACGAACTTCAGAAATTAATTTTGCAGTATTTAGTGCTGTTCCACTTGGTGCATCCAATTTTTTATCATGATGCATCTCAATAATTTCTACATCTGGTAAATATTTAGCAGCTTGTTGCGCAAATTGCATCAAGAGTACTGCGGAAATCCCAAAATTAGGTGCAATTAACCCTCCAACCTTGTTTTTCTTCGCAATTTTTTTTAATTCATCAACCTGATCATTTGTTAATCCGGTTGTTCCAATGACTGGTGAGATACTATGTGAAAGGGCAAACTTAACATTTTCATACACTGAAACAGGTGAGGTGAAATCAATCCAAACATCAATTGTGCTTCCATCAATGTCTACTGCTTTAGTATATACTGGTACATCTTCGTTCTCAAAATCAGGTAATTCACTGAGATTACTTTCAGATGCACTTGGATCGTATACTCCAGCTAATTCAAAATCCGTATTCTCTAAGACCATCTTTGTCGTTGTATTTCCCATACGACCTTTAAACCCAGCTACCAAA
Above is a window of Liquorilactobacillus hordei DSM 19519 DNA encoding:
- the dapB gene encoding 4-hydroxy-tetrahydrodipicolinate reductase produces the protein MIKVLVAGFKGRMGNTTTKMVLENTDFELAGVYDPSASESNLSELPDFENEDVPVYTKAVDIDGSTIDVWIDFTSPVSVYENVKFALSHSISPVIGTTGLTNDQVDELKKIAKKNKVGGLIAPNFGISAVLLMQFAQQAAKYLPDVEIIEMHHDKKLDAPSGTALNTAKLISEVRKQKIQGNPEEKESLIGARGADYEGMRIHSVRLPGYVAHEQVLFGGQGEALTIRQDSFDRISFMSGVEVAVKKIRDYDELLIGLENLL